A genomic region of Stenotrophomonas sp. NA06056 contains the following coding sequences:
- a CDS encoding RHS repeat-associated core domain-containing protein: MIERFAYEPYGSVVGIAAADGPGYSGHVFDSTTGLNYMQQRYYSPEIGAFLSVDPVAAYGGKSSLFNRYRYANSSPYNFVDPDGRVPVVTRMKDGSVKISFPTKFSGDGATPKNIATFKEQVASMSGTYDIGGKETRVTVEVTDIDKRTPRAARNEIKLVNGETSHRSGRSFAELGGKKAEINVLDRFDKGVVPHEMSHLGGVDDLYDKTTGQPNPAGGDGIMNRVPGVIDSHAIGGIVEGDSAVQKRER, translated from the coding sequence GTGATCGAGAGATTTGCATACGAACCTTATGGCTCTGTCGTTGGAATCGCCGCGGCAGATGGTCCCGGTTACTCAGGCCATGTGTTTGATTCCACGACAGGTCTCAATTATATGCAGCAACGATACTACTCTCCCGAAATCGGTGCTTTTCTCAGTGTAGATCCCGTCGCTGCCTATGGTGGGAAGTCTTCCCTCTTCAACAGGTACCGATACGCCAATAGCAGTCCTTACAACTTTGTCGATCCGGACGGCAGAGTTCCTGTGGTTACGCGGATGAAGGACGGTTCGGTAAAAATCAGCTTCCCAACAAAGTTTTCAGGGGATGGTGCGACACCCAAGAACATAGCGACCTTCAAAGAGCAGGTGGCATCAATGTCAGGAACCTATGATATTGGCGGAAAGGAGACGCGCGTGACGGTCGAGGTCACTGACATTGATAAACGGACCCCGCGGGCCGCCCGTAATGAGATAAAACTTGTCAACGGGGAAACCTCCCACCGCAGCGGACGGAGTTTCGCGGAGTTAGGCGGAAAGAAGGCCGAGATCAATGTTCTGGATAGATTTGACAAGGGTGTTGTTCCTCATGAAATGTCACATCTTGGCGGTGTGGATGATCTTTATGACAAGACGACGGGGCAGCCAAATCCTGCGGGCGGCGACGGAATCATGAATAGGGTTCCTGGTGTGATTGACAGCCATGCCATCGGTGGAATCGTGGAGGGGGATTCGGCGGTTCAGAAACGGGAGCGTTGA